ATTTCAAAGAAAACCCATGTTTTATCTGTTTGTTTACGTGGGAAATCCACCGACGAATAAAACTGCATTCTGAACAGAGATACTCGCTGGAAAATATGGGGGCAAATTCTTTGGAGAAGAAATCGAGGAGCGGGTTTTGGAGTACAGTTTTCGGGAGGTGTAAGTGTTGGCCGAGGAGAATGTCTATTTCAACGGGTTCAATTCCAAACCAAAACAACAATAATGTTAAAACATCAAACTGGAATGCAAGGTGGAGGCGGAGCGATGTCGATCAGGGTCTCGACGGCGGTTCCTACGTGAAATCGCCTCCAAATCATTCGATGCTGGTCGTTGTACATCAACAAAACCAGGTTTGTAAACTGCCGGTTGAATCAACCAGAATAACAACAACTAACCAAAGGAAGGTGCCTAAAGAAGCCATTAGTATCTCCGGCGAGCTGGAAAGCATGATCATGGATTatcaaaaaataaaaggaaacaaCAGCAACCTGGTTCGAGCATCGTCGGGGAATTTCATGCTTTACGGCCATTTAGGCAACTTGAGGCAACCCGTGGAGGGAGAGAACAAAAAGGAAGATAATAAGGTTGAAGAAAATCCTGAACCACCGTCTCCTCAATACAAAGCTTTGGCGACGAGAAGGGACTCCGAAAAGTTGAAAAACCTCGGGAATATAGATTATAACAAAGGGAATTTAGGGGAAGCTTTGAGTCTGTACGAAGCAGCCATCGCCATTGATCCTTTCAAAGCTTCGTATCGAACCTATAGAAGTGCAGCTTTAGAAGCTTCGGGCAGGATTCTTGAAGCAGTTTCTGAGTGCAGAGAAGCCATTCGAATTGAACCTCGTTATCACCGAGCTCACCATCGTTTAGGAAATCTATATATCAGGTAATCAAAAGAACGaaatttgttcaattcttctacATTTAAACAACCGGGCATTTGTATTTGTTGCTGATGAAATTTATGCAGATTGGGGGAAGTGGAAAAGGCGATGTATCACCTCAAACGTGCAGGCCCTGAGGCTGATAGTGATCACATTGCCAAAGCTAAAATTCTTCAAGAACGTATAAACAAATGTACTGAAGCAAAAAGGCTACGAACTTGGAATGTATTGGTAAAAGAGACAGATTCCGCCATTAAAGCTGGTGCAGATTCATCTCCATTTGTGAGTAAACACTAAACAATCCCCCAAAAAAAGGGTCAAATTCCATCAAATTTTAGTGTTTTGATATGTGGGTTTATAATAAAtagcttggttttttttttttgtcaagttGTATGCATTTAAAGCGGAAGCTTTGCTGAAGCTCCATAGACACCAAGAGGCGAATGAAACATTGTTACAAGGTCCGAAATACAATGACGAGGATTGCATTAAACACTTCGGCCCTATCGGTAACGCCAATTTGCTAGTTGTTCAAGCAAAGGTGGATATGGCCCTCGGCAGGTTagtttgttttttttaataaaaaaattaaaattttgaagccaactgataatgttattattatttttatgatttgatTGAAGATTTGACGATGCCTTGGCTGCCATGGAGAGAGCAGTTAGGCTAGACTCGAACAGCAAAGAAGCAAACAGTGCAATGAGCAAAGCTAGAGCATTGGCAACGTTCGAAACCATTGGAAATGAGCATTTCAAGACATCAAATTTCTATGATGCATGTATCTCATATGGCGAGGGGCTGGCGCACGACCCCCGCAACTCTGTCTTGTTGCTTAACCGAGCAATCTGTTATTCCAAACTTGGCCAGGATGAACTCGCAATCGAGGACTGCACCCGTGCCCTTAGTGTCCGCCCTGGTTACACCAAAGCTAGACTCAAAAGAGCCCATTGCAATTCCAAGGTCAGCCTTATTATATTAACTGGCTACCTAGTTTTCCATGTTTACTGGTTAGAATTTGATGATACACAATTACGCAAGACCACACAAAGCATGATAAAATATGAGAATTAACACAATTCGACATAAATATTAGTGTTATAAAATGGACTTCTATTATTTGGGGTACCCAAAATTCAGTAATACAAGCACGATGTGATCTGATCAATTgtatcatgtttttttttttatatatatatatacataaggatAAAAACTGTCCAAACATCAAATTTGGGACAATTGTTAACTAAAACCTTGAACACAAATTCTTTACTACTCCACCAATAGTTCAATAGATTGTTTTTGTTATGTTTTTAAGTATAATAAACTTGTATAATCTCTAGGATTACCGAGTCTATCAACAGCATGCACGTAATGAAAACTTATGCTTAAAATAATTGCTTTGGCTACTGAACATGTACAATAACCTAATTAATAATGTTGTATTGGATTTATACATAAATAGTTGGAGAGATGGGAAGCTTCAATAGAAGACTACGAGATCTTGAAAAAAGAAACTCCGAACGACGAGGAGGTGAAACAAGGTTTGTCCAAAGCTCAAAGGCAACTCAAGAACAAGAAGACAGGCTAGGGCAGGAGAAGAATACGATGGAAGTATATTGATGAACACAAATCAAACACaacactaaaatgaaaaagtataaaaaataaaaagaagctcGGAGGGCAACAACAAAAAGAGTTAAATCGGCAGCCAAGGAATTAATAGGAGCTTAAAACATTATTTAGGATCGGGGAAGATGAAAAAAGAAGGGCTTCTTGGTCATTGTGCGGAatctgaaagtaaaattttgatacTTTAAGAACCATATATGGTATtgtatgtgtgtatatgtatGCATCTATTCCTGTTTTTTATTCAAGTATACATACATACATTCTTAAAGCACTTATTTTGTGTCATATTTGAAGCTATATTAGTTTTAGATTTACAGTCAAATTTATACATTTTCCGAACAGATTTCATCTATActactttttcaattttttaacacaatatttaaaattatccCTTATTTAGAAaaaagttatttattaaaagGCACCAAAAGAAGGAAGAAGAAACCTATTCctagaaaaagaaaattttaagttTATCATATCCAAGGTAGAATGATGTTCGTAAGTCAATAAAAGTTGCAGCCTATAAAAATGGAAGAGAAttcaaataaatcattttattattttttaaaacaaaatgttagttttattatttaaattagtaATTCCGGCCAAGTAAGCAGGCCAAGGTCTAATCGGGGGTCAACCAAAGTGAAATTTTTTGACAGCATATTAGAAAACAAAAGGAATCATAAACTGAGATCATACATTTTACAGTTTTTGACAACACATTAAGGATAACGAAAGAAGCTATATAATGTTGTTATAGGCAAATGCATGTGCAAACATACAAATACAAGTTGCTGGAAATTAGAGTAGCAGGGAGATCTTACATTCATAAGAAACATTGCAAGCACACTCCTATCTCTTTGAAGGCATCCCTGTTATCCGCTCCAGATCCATCTTGCAATTGTCCCTCAAATCTTTTAGTTGAATGTAACTGGCTTGCTGCAACACAAATTCAATTTGTACGTTGTCATATAAAATATTACAAGCCCTCTCATGATATTGAAAATTAGCAATCTAAGTTAGCCAGATGGTAAGTATCATAACCGGCCAACCGGTAAAGTACTTTCATTCCCTGGGCCACGTTGCACCACATCTTCAGACCACCCAGTATATCTTATTTAGACACCCACCAATCCCTCAAAGCTTTGTTACTTGAAAGTGCATCTCCTTGCCAGGATAGAACATAGGACCACCTACATATAGGAGTACTTTTCCCTCAATACTAAGTGGTGCAACTTTGAGCCACAAAGCCCCAAGGGATCAATAAGAGTCCAATGAAAATTGGACATGACGCAGAGCAATGCAGCCTAGAGAATGAATACATTGCCAGTCATGAAATAAAGCAGCCATGAGCTCCAGCAACAAAGCATTGATTGGAGATAACACTtagaaatgaatgcaaaaaacAAGAAATCAGGGATCAAGGTCCAAGGTCCAAGGATAAAAAAAACACTTCAAATGTGGATTTTTAACCAAAGCCTTTCTTGAACAAGAGGACTCAATCTTCTTATTAAATCATTCGAGCTAGTTTTGAACAAGAAAAAACAGCACAATTAGTGGATCAATAAGTGATTCAACAAATAGACAGGTAGTACTAAGGCATGGAAAATAAAAATCTAGGCCAAAGAACAGATGATACTTACAAGCTGGTTGCTTTCATGAACAAATATATCCTCCATGTTAAGAAAGAGTGATCTCCACTGACTTGTGAGATCAGATTCTAATTTTGAAGATTTATTGGGATTTCCCAGGTTTTGAATGTCAGTTTCTTTCCCACTGCAACTTTTCTGAACCAAAATGCTTGCTTCTTTCTGACTTCTCTTCAAAACTGAGAAAATGgtgaaaatattaataaataaaagagtATGTTTTGTTGTAGAACCAACAAATACTTAAGAAAGTAGAGCAAAGTCTAGCTATTCAACTTACCAGCTATTCGACCCTTGGTATCTTGATAATGAAGGTCCGACCAAATATAAGCAGCTGGTTATCAGTTCAAAACAAGCATAAACCACCAGAATATACATGACAAGAAAGGTCCTACATCCCACCCACCACAAAAAACTCTTGCTAACAACAACTTAATGGATGCAATCAATCAGGATAGATCAATTTGAAATCTGATTCAAATCAGATATATTAATTATGGGTACATAAGAATGTGTTGAACCAATTCATTTTATTGAATACATCTCATAGTGGGTTTAAATAGGAACGATGACTCTGAAACATAGAAAAAAAAAGCAGGGTAATAAGCTAAAGGAGTTTACCTTTCAAGCAAAAAGAACAAGAGCAAGCTTTGAGCATATCAGCACCAGCATTCAAATTAGAACCATCATTCTTGAGTCCCACGCACCTCTCCAGCTCAAATGATCGAAAACCTTGCGACGAAGACTTAGGCAACCTTAACCACTCGACACAGCCACCTTCACTCGACGCTAGTCTACCAACGCCAAGATCCTTACTATCATTCCTACAACTATCATCCAATGTGCCCCTTGCTTGTGTAATGCCTTCACCTTGATCTAATCTATCGTCACTATCAGACAAATCAAACCGTTCTATAACCTCGCTAACTTTCTCATTAACCGGCACCAAACCCTCTTTGGATGTGTCAGTTTCCCCACTACAAGTAGAAGAAGTATTAGGGTTTGGTTCAAATTGGGGGGTTTTAGGATTCTCTTTGATCGAATTTTCTTCTCCTAAACAAACTTGTTTTGTAAATCGGTAGCTTGCT
This is a stretch of genomic DNA from Gossypium arboreum isolate Shixiya-1 chromosome 11, ASM2569848v2, whole genome shotgun sequence. It encodes these proteins:
- the LOC108477755 gene encoding TPR repeat-containing thioredoxin TTL4-like, whose product is MGANSLEKKSRSGFWSTVFGRCKCWPRRMSISTGSIPNQNNNNVKTSNWNARWRRSDVDQGLDGGSYVKSPPNHSMLVVVHQQNQVCKLPVESTRITTTNQRKVPKEAISISGELESMIMDYQKIKGNNSNLVRASSGNFMLYGHLGNLRQPVEGENKKEDNKVEENPEPPSPQYKALATRRDSEKLKNLGNIDYNKGNLGEALSLYEAAIAIDPFKASYRTYRSAALEASGRILEAVSECREAIRIEPRYHRAHHRLGNLYIRLGEVEKAMYHLKRAGPEADSDHIAKAKILQERINKCTEAKRLRTWNVLVKETDSAIKAGADSSPFLYAFKAEALLKLHRHQEANETLLQGPKYNDEDCIKHFGPIGNANLLVVQAKVDMALGRFDDALAAMERAVRLDSNSKEANSAMSKARALATFETIGNEHFKTSNFYDACISYGEGLAHDPRNSVLLLNRAICYSKLGQDELAIEDCTRALSVRPGYTKARLKRAHCNSKLERWEASIEDYEILKKETPNDEEVKQGLSKAQRQLKNKKTG
- the LOC108478515 gene encoding uncharacterized protein LOC108478515, with the protein product MNGDNFTDGIPKFRSILGDITNRAVKRGFSSISDNVGFNSKEEASYRFTKQVCLGEENSIKENPKTPQFEPNPNTSSTCSGETDTSKEGLVPVNEKVSEVIERFDLSDSDDRLDQGEGITQARGTLDDSCRNDSKDLGVGRLASSEGGCVEWLRLPKSSSQGFRSFELERCVGLKNDGSNLNAGADMLKACSCSFCLKAAYIWSDLHYQDTKGRIAVLKRSQKEASILVQKSCSGKETDIQNLGNPNKSSKLESDLTSQWRSLFLNMEDIFVHESNQLQASYIQLKDLRDNCKMDLERITGMPSKR